In Diorhabda sublineata isolate icDioSubl1.1 chromosome 2, icDioSubl1.1, whole genome shotgun sequence, the sequence GAAATATCTTTAGTTGATCCATCAGATCTTTTACCAACCACTTTTGAATGGAGATATACAGAGGAGGGTGAAAAAGTAAGAGTATCAATAAGAACAGGCCGAATAATTCCGATACCACCTTCAATGGAGGAAACATatgattataaaacaaaatcaactTATAAGGAACAACCTAAAGATACCACAGCAGATGATGCTAGTGAGATTTCATTTAAACCtgatttaaaaacttttgaGATGGATATCATGGATAAAATGAACATCAAAGAAGAAAGAATACCACCAAAATCATATTGGTactagtatatatatatatatatatatatatatatatatatatatatatatataaaacaaaataaagattaGTTATGTATTTACttctaaatataaatgaaaggGTGCGTTAAGATGAtactattaatttaattataatttccctataaaaaatatcttaattataatttattgaagtGCCTCTTGAATTTTAGTCTAGATACTATTTTCTTTCTAaaacgatttttattaaaacaattcatTTAAAGCATTTTTTCCCTGGTCTGGATGGaattttttgatcaatatttaatGAACTTCCAATTATTTAGCAATTGGGTGGCTCCTTCTAACctagataaaaatattgttaaagcTAAAACAACCAACATTTTAACTGAACGTAGGTATTCATGAACTTTAACAAATTTATGTATTTACacaatatttagatttatctAGAGACCTAATTGACTATAATACATCATATAAAGAGGTTACTAATGATCCCATTCTTAAAAGAgctaataaattaataatagaagttactaacaaaaaacaaattgacaaagaAAATTAGGAGATATTAACAACTACTAAACACTATTATTGAACGTCTTACTCTTTggttaactgaaattttgactGTCATATCAAGAGCCTTGGCCATACCAAAGATTACCCAAGCTTGGGACAAGCCTGGATATCCGTTGACAACCCAAGGTTGGGCCAATCCTGGTTAACCCAGCCTTGGCAGTTCATTGGGGACATAAGCTTCGGCTGTTCGGTCACGTACAACGTGGTTCGAGTATTTTCGCCCAACACCCCGTCGGCAgccatactttttttattatgggtCTGATCAATCCGATCTTCAGTTTATTCAGTGTGGCTTACAAGCTTGGCCCAAAGTTCTACATAGTTGGGCCAAGCTTGGGCccttggaactttcctctatCGGATAATACACCTAGGAAAACGGCTTATACCGTAAACTTCTACTTGATCCTTTTGTAACTGACTTATATATACTATAACTACATAATTATGTAGGTAATATACTTTCTAACGGTTTCTACACATTATAACACCTCATTCTGTGAAATATCGTAGTGCCTGTAGTGTTGACCTTGTAGTTACATATCTTatattattaatacattttcctcattagaaatattataaatactgtaACGATGAAAGAGACTGaaattttctgtaataataaatagaacTGTTCCTTTGGTTAATCGAAATCGAgctatgaatgaataaaaaaatgattttctctGTTTCTTAAATTTTGCGGAACCCTTGAAAAACAGTTCTATTTCTAGTAGCTCTTCATCAGTGAATTCCAGCCCTCGAATATCTTCTCTATTTATATCTCTTATTATTTGTCCTTATTTAACTGAAATTCCAAGATAAAAGTCGCATCGACAACAACAAACAAATATGAAATGTTGACATTAGaaggaaaaatttaattcataaactAGTTTTACATATTATGTTACATATTAACTCCTTTTATTCATAACAATTTATTACTCATAAAATAATAACCCCCTTTTCCAGACTTGTATATAATACCATGATCGAAACTATTgaagtaaaatagtaaattattaatGTTATCGCATGGATGAGATACAATTATATCATCTACATATATTACTAATGAAAAAGTATCTTTCTGGCCTTCccaatcggtcatcatcttcaatggaaaatttacctcttttaaagcttgcagtccaattgtTCACGgttgcatacgaaggacattgatcaccaagagtatttcaataaaatatacttGAGAGTGATATTATCGGTACctgtttaatgttaatttaccACTAATGAAAGAGAAACTGAGAACTTTATTCTGCAAAGatttggttatcaaaacacATCACTGTAGACAGTGTTAGTGTAGTAGTAGTATACAGTGGATTCAGTATTAGACTGGATGCCAAACTGGGATTTTTGGCTTAACCAGGAAGTGAAGTAAGGCGAAAGTTTTTAGTTCGTAAGGATGTCTACTTTGAGAATCCGTTGAATGCCACCTTGACCATTTCGAGAAATTCAAGATGGCGGGTAAAAAGTCagcaataaaatacaaaaataatagttttgaaaaatatggacATATAGAACATCTATtacattttattgattttattaattacattttatgatAACGTAGAAacctaattttttaaatgatgttCTATCACCAACTTTTCTGCGCTATACAATTGTCCAACAATTACCTGTAACAAGAAAAAATCCTCTtggtatgaaaatatttttaatttattttttctgtatattttttatggagtgaatgaattaattttatcatcaaatatTATGTAGAGGGATAATTCCCTAACTACCCCTGGtgaaaatggttaaaaatatggcttaacatatttttgaatttttaaagcaacaaaatgtatttttaactAACACTTTCACaaatattgtgattttttatgcttttcctgttgaatcatatgttgaaggcttttgaaaatactacaaaacactaaatattaataagaagCAATTGGAAATTCTATTAGTTACTTCAAGAGTTATTTGggtaaaattttgtataatatggaaaatgtacttaatatttaaaacatagATGTTGTTTTACAATTATCTAATAAGGTATTACTTGTCTTTTAATTATATCCAAATCTGATTGTGCTTTTTGAATTGCAATTTGCACTTCTTTCggattactcaatattttattttctttaaaaccaTCTCGAATTCTTCTTATAGCATATTCCCTAAAAGAACTAAGTAATCACATATTAATCTCCTTCGGCAATCTAATACTAACCTAAAATTGtatgatgatatttttttagattctCTTATCatagatttgaataatttgagtACTTCTGGTTTGGACATTGTAACTTTGattctataaattattattagtttctgTTATCGGAATTAGTTCCTATGTAAACATACGTTCTAAATGTACATTATTATGATAACCTAATATTGTCTTCTATTTTGATATTGCCTTGTCAATAGCCTATCAGCCAACTAACTTGCCTTTACAATTACTCTATGTTAATTACTTTGCATTGGAAATTAAAGTTGAACTACTAATTAAACTGAACTAGAAATTATAAGAGCAAAACAAACTAGGATACAATC encodes:
- the LOC130453033 gene encoding LYR motif-containing protein 4 isoform X1 → MSKPEVLKLFKSMIRESKKISSYNFSSFREYAIRRIRDGFKENKILSNPKEVQIAIQKAQSDLDIIKRQVIVGQLYSAEKLVIEHHLKN
- the LOC130453033 gene encoding LYR motif-containing protein 4 isoform X2, whose protein sequence is MSKPEVLKLFKSMIRESKKISSYNFREYAIRRIRDGFKENKILSNPKEVQIAIQKAQSDLDIIKRQVIVGQLYSAEKLVIEHHLKN